The genome window CCGAAAGATAAAAGTAAATCAACAAATAGTTCAATTAAGCGCTTATCATATGAATGTTTATGTATAAGCTGTTTCTATAACAGAAGATAAAATAAAGTCGAATCGTTTTCTTATAAACTAAAAGTTGATTTCACAGGCTATTTCGGAGAGCTTATGTAAACAAGATAAAAACAACTTATAGACATATCACAAGTTGTTTCCATAAGCTCTCTCAAAGAGGCTTACAGTAGATAAACTCGATTAAGTTAATCCAAACAGGCCTTTAGAAACCTACATTTAGTGCAACCTCATTGACAAGCTGGCTATAGTCGGGATTTCGATTACCATCTCCGTATAGTATATACTTTCGCGGAACAGGATACGGCAACAAGTTTATGGCTGCTTCAAAGACGTCAATGCAATAGCCTTTAACTCCAGGTGGATTCTTATCTTTAGAAACAAAACCCAAGTAGCTTACTCTATGAGGCACTGCTATTTTCAGTGGCTCTCCATTGTTAGGGAAAACCCATCCTTTTGGGGTATTTATAGTTTCCCCAGGCCACAAAACATTTAACAGTTTTTGATTGCTTGATGACGTGTTAGGCGGTCTCGTGTACAAAATTTCCGGAGCTAAAACCGATAGACCGGAGTAATTAGACCAATAACCGACTCTTCGCAAACCTGACTCTCCGATGTTAAGGATATCATACGATGGTTGAATTAGATTATTATCCGAATCAAATTGAATCTGACCACTCAAACCGGTGAAGTTCGTTCTCAAAAGCGTAGGGAGAAACGAAGGGCCTCCGTCGAAAACTCGAAGCGACGACAAATGTAACATGCTTCCATTGGTGTCAACCAACTTGGGGTCAGATGAGAAAGATATGTTTCCACCTTGTTTGAGAAATGCATCAAGAGCATGAGCTGCTAACCAAACAGAATCATATGCATATAAAGAATAAGAGTTGAACCTCTCAGTTTCCATGCCTTTCGTGTTCTTCAACCTCGAGAAAAAACTCTTTTTCAGATTAGTATCCGGAGTGTGATGCCTCAGAGCTACAACACCTTGAAGGAGATTCAACTTATCGGCATCAACCGTTTCCATCGAATCCAACTTCGAAGGAAGCCAATCCGTCGCAATCCACACATAACCACTTTTCATCATTCCAAGATTCTTAGCAACATCAAAAATAGCCAAACCAGTATCAGGattaacatgaagaacaaagaCTCTTGACTCCATCAAATTTACACCATTCAACAAGTCACTAATATTACTGTCGCTCGCTCCAGGAGATAACGCGGCTTTATAAGATATCTTCCCGCGTTTCTTCGCCAGCGCATCTCCGAGTACTGCAACGCCGTTTCTCCCATTATCATCATCTACAAAAATGGCAATCACTTGCCTCCATCTATAAAAATCAACAAGGTCAGCAACCGCATACATCTGAAAATAGTCGCTATGAGTGGTCCTAACGAAATACGGATACTGCAGAGAGGACAAAGTCGGGTCCGTTGCTCCGAACGAAAGAAGCGGTACATGAAGTTCATTAACAACATGAGAGATTATATGAGCTATCCCCGAAGATTGTGGACCAATCGCCGCAAACACTTCATTCTCCATCAACTGCAAAGCTACATCATAAACAAACTCTAACTAAAAGTATGAACATTAAGAAATCGGTACCGAAGATAAAGTTTTTAGGGAAATACCTTCAACTGTTCCAAGAAATCCACTGCAATTTGTATCCTTGTAAATAACTTCGAGATTAAAACCCGAAAGAACGGTGCTATTAGCATTAACATCTTCAATTGCAGCCATGATTCCTGCTTGAGCTGATTTCCCAATCACAGAATCAACAGTAAACAATGCTCCAATTTTCAGTACTTTAGGTCTAGAAGAAACACTAGAGTTTCCAATGGTACTTCCCACAACTTCCTTTGAAATCCACAAACACAAAATCAAGAGGAAAAAACAACCCTTTAACCCTAACAATAAAACCTCCATTTTTTTCCACAGAAAAACCTCTAAGATTTTCTTCTACCTTAAACCAACATCAGAACTCAAAACCTGTCAAAAACAACAACCTTGTCAACATCAAAACCAAGACATCAACAAAGGTAACAAACAATCCATTTTTGTAAGCACAAAAcaagaacataaaaaaaaataggatTTGAAAATTTACTTACCTGGACATGAAAAACCAAGCCATGagcaaaaaaatcaagaattttttatttgattatttaactTATGAGATTTTAAAATAGTATAATGATAAGTCATATATAGACCAATCATGGTGAAATATTCTAAAGTCAAGACAAAAGCTGAAACCATATAATAATTGGGAGTGTTTATATAAGAAAAAACTgaattaataaattgaaaaataaatatctaTAAACAAGTAAGAGTATCTTAGATTACCTCAAAACTAAACTTGCAAGTTGCAGAGATTCTGAACATTAAATATGTAACATCATCATGTGGTTTAAGGCTCAAAGCAAAGTATCAATGTCCTGTGGTAACTTTTTAAGAGTGAACAAGAATTGTCTTCCCACGTTATTCTTGCTAGAGATGTTTTTATCTTTATGTCTTTACTCAATTATTATTGCATGaatgttagatttttttttatttaattattaaaagagGAATCattgatgattttatttttggTAAGAGACATAGATAGAGAGATATACCTAATGGCATTTATGTGGTAATAATGATTTTGATGTCACGTGTTTAGAATGGTGTGGTGATGCTCTTTGATATATTTGTGAGTAGTGTGGGAATAGGTTAGTTGAAGTAAAGTTTTCTGAAATCAAGTATGAACTAGTAAGAGAAAAAATACTTCTTATTTATTGTTGGCTTATTTTAAGAATGACAAAATAGGTAAGATATGTTTGGTTGACTTGTTTAGACCttcattttttaattgttttgaaGTATGTATTTCATATCATTTTTACAGCTTCAATTTTAGAGGCAACAATTGGGGGATCAACAACTGAGCATATTATACTTGGAATGTATTTTGTGAGAGATACATCATTTGTTCACctaaaactttaaggtgataggtgtgtggatTATCACACATATAAAGtgttctatttttcctttttctAATCAATGTGAGACTTTTTCCTCACACTTAattctcaacataaataattggtatcataatcaattgtaaattttagAGTAgtaaaatcttaatttttttttattatccaaTATAATGGCTTTTACGGGTGGATTAGTCAAGGTTGGTAATGAGATTGAAAAAAtcaatgaaaaaaattgatttttttctatTGGAGGATGTAAATGATAAACCTACTTATTTCACTAAAGTTGCACAAGACATTAGCGGGAAAATAATAGAGACATGTCCTATTGGAGGATGTAAATGATAAATCTACTTATTTCACAAAAGTTGCACAAGACATTAGCGGGAAAATAATAGAGACATGTCAGCATGAATGATGGGGATTGAAAAGAATTAGATCTCGAAGCACGAGCCACCATAATCTTATGCTTTAAGAAAGATGTGTTCTTTTGGTAAATGAAGAAG of Vicia villosa cultivar HV-30 ecotype Madison, WI unplaced genomic scaffold, Vvil1.0 ctg.000506F_1_1, whole genome shotgun sequence contains these proteins:
- the LOC131629063 gene encoding glutamate receptor 3.4, producing the protein MEVLLLGLKGCFFLLILCLWISKEVVGSTIGNSSVSSRPKVLKIGALFTVDSVIGKSAQAGIMAAIEDVNANSTVLSGFNLEVIYKDTNCSGFLGTVEALQLMENEVFAAIGPQSSGIAHIISHVVNELHVPLLSFGATDPTLSSLQYPYFVRTTHSDYFQMYAVADLVDFYRWRQVIAIFVDDDNGRNGVAVLGDALAKKRGKISYKAALSPGASDSNISDLLNGVNLMESRVFVLHVNPDTGLAIFDVAKNLGMMKSGYVWIATDWLPSKLDSMETVDADKLNLLQGVVALRHHTPDTNLKKSFFSRLKNTKGMETERFNSYSLYAYDSVWLAAHALDAFLKQGGNISFSSDPKLVDTNGSMLHLSSLRVFDGGPSFLPTLLRTNFTGLSGQIQFDSDNNLIQPSYDILNIGESGLRRVGYWSNYSGLSVLAPEILYTRPPNTSSSNQKLLNVLWPGETINTPKGWVFPNNGEPLKIAVPHRVSYLGFVSKDKNPPGVKGYCIDVFEAAINLLPYPVPRKYILYGDGNRNPDYSQLVNEVALNTYDAAVGDVTIVPNRTRILDFTQPFMESGLVVVVPVKEIKSSPWAFLKPFTAQMWCVTGAFFLFVGAVVWILEHRHNPEFRGPPKKQIMTIFWFTFSTMFFSHRENTVSGLGRFVLIIWLFVVLIINSSYTASLTSILTVQQLSSQIEGIESLISGTQPIGIQDGSFAKRYLIDELNIQPSRIISLRDPKAYGDALTRGPKAGGVMAIVDELPYIELFMSSTNCKFRTVGQEFTKSGWGFGFQRDSPLAIDMSTAILQLSENGDLQKIHDKWISRHDCAAKVNDDVDSNELSLSSFWGLFLICGIACFLSLIAFFVRVFCQYMKFIPEDEEVDPENPSNSPSKKFRPSKSFRDLIVFVDKREREIKEILRQKSKKRRRGESLDDQSSTQSPMDAAGV